From the genome of Colletotrichum higginsianum IMI 349063 chromosome 4, whole genome shotgun sequence, one region includes:
- a CDS encoding Subtilisin-like protease, with amino-acid sequence MLILYYDGLLRRCVDFFPPVTPCTSSRLTLGPYQDGTAEDVSALIKDGEVDDDDDDDDGENDDDAYEKWWAESLESLNRIRKRAVVRQNKAPTALVVISQPPRVDIKELKSYSYDESAGTGVTVYVVDHGYYTRNSEYTRMAVPPRWIFAGSQSQKQVREDLHRHGHGSCVGSKVNGPKYGTAKNVNLVIVKAATVAWETDDALRRVLEDVKRRKLQGKAVISLARGRHDEAASEELKKLTNELIQNDVVIVASSGNDFRDAVERGLVPAREINHWPALMAGQGVPIINVGAVDNTGKNASFSQGGPLVHVMAPGVGVRCASNSFFFRSQRVDGTSFASPAVAGLAAYLLALGKHPELRQTGRVAANMKELLIEMSYRRSTGGGLVVYNGQAAPRSRFRGAKGSCVAPTPGMFLGGVFPSKAGSFRPGLGAPSTRGFPVLTSSTPKSFHTSEAPVRIRKLSSGPAHSAFASSSDVVDSLSKLAGPMPLKTPLWSFVRSYSNGPARSRLGKKALSLDHFLQRSRAISLYREIIRGTRRIADPNTRTESRRFARDEFERHRDVTDLGHIRYLISTGKTEWQGMERYVEGM; translated from the exons ATGCTTATCCTCTACTACGACGGGCTACTCCGACGGTGCGTTGACTTCTTTCCTCCCGTCACACCTTGCACATCTTCTCGACTGACTCTCGGACCCTACCAGGATGGCACAGCCGAAGACGTATCAGCACTAATCAAAGACGGagaagtcgacgacgacgacgacgacgacgacggtgagaatgatgatgatgcctACGAGAAGTGGTGGGCTGAGTCACTCGAATCACTCAATCGGATTCGAAAGCGCGCCGTGGTCAGGCAAAACAAAGCCCCAACCGCGCTCGTGGTGATTTCTCAACCGCCACGGGTGGACATCAAAGAGCTCAAGAGTTACTCGTACGATGAAagcgccggcaccggcgttACCGTCTACGTTGTTGACCACGGATACTACACCAGGAATAGC GAATACACCCGCATGGCCGTCCCACCCCGCTGGATATTCGCGGGCTCACAGAGCCAGAAACAAGTCAGAGAGGATCTCCATCGCCACGGACACGGCAGTTGCGTTGGATCCAAGGTCAACGGCCCCAAGTACGGGACCGCGAAGAATGTcaacctcgtcatcgtcaaagCCGCTACCGTTGCTTGGGAGACCGACGACGCTCTGAGAAGGGTCTTGGAAGATGTTAAACGCAGGAAGCTGCAGGGCAAAGCTGTCATCAGCCTCGCGCGAGGTC GCCACGACGAGGCGGCCTCGGAAGAGCTCAAGAAACTCACGAATGAGCTGATTCAAAATGACGTGGTCATTGTTGCGTCGTCCGGAAACGACTTCCGTGACGCAGTGGAG CGAGGATTGGTTCCCGCCAGAGAGATCAATCATTGGCCAGCTTTGATGGCTGGCCAAGGCGTCCCAATAATCAACGTCGGAGCCGTCGACAACACGGGCAAGAATGCCAGCTTCTCCCAGGGAGGACCTCTGGTTCACGTCATGGCGCCTGGTGTTGGGGTCCGGTGCGCGTCCAattccttcttcttccgctcGCAGAGGGTGGACGGCACGTCTTTTG CCTCACCCGCCGTGGCAGGTCTTGCAGCCTATCTTCTCGCGCTCGGCAAACACCCGGAACTGCGTCAGACCGGAAGGGTAGCCGCCAACATGAAGGAACTCCTCATAGAGATGTCCTACCGGCGATCTACCGGCGGTGGCTTGGTAGTATACAACGGTCAGGCTGCCCCCCGCAGCCGGTTCCGGGGCGCCAAGGGCA GCTGTGTAGCACCTACACCAGGTATGTTTTTAGGTGGTGTCTTCCCCTCCAAAGCGGGATCGTTTCGCCCGGGGCTTGGAGCTCCCTCGACCCGAGGTTTCCCCGTCCTGACCTCATCCACTCCAAAAAGTTTCCACACCTCCGAGGCGCCGGTGCGCATTCGAAAGCTCTCATCGGGTCCCGCTCATTCAGCTTTCGCATCCTCGTCAGATGTAGTCGACTCCCTCTCAAAACTCGCTGGCCCGATGCCCCTCAAAACCCCCCTGTGGTCCTTCGTCCGGAGCTACTCCAATGGCCCGGCCAGGTCGCGCCTCGGCAAGAAGGCACTGAGTCTGGACCAC TTCCTGCAGAGGTCCCGCGCCATCTCGCTCTACCGCGAAATTATCCGCGGCACGAGGCGCATCGCCGACCCCAACACCCGCACCGAGTCGCGCCGCTTTGCGCGCGACGAGTTCGAGCGCCACCGAGACGTGACGGACCTC GGACACATCCGCTACCTCATCTCGACGGGCAAGACGGAGTGGCAGGGCATGGAGCGCTACGTCGAGGGCATGTAG
- a CDS encoding Ribosomal protein, with amino-acid sequence MASLAASLRSLTLNTARATIPRVGATTTTTATRALSTAILTKQPAQRTESVLAAFGQKAAAVGNAVVQQTRGMKVHSSVKKRCEHCKIVRRKAGKRHNGYLYVICKANPRHKQRQD; translated from the exons atggcctccctcgccgcctccctccgGTCTTTGACCCTCAACACCGCCCGCGCGACGATCCCCCGTGTcggcgcgacgacgacgaccacggcGACGCGCGCCCTGTCGACGGCGATTCTGACGAAGCAGCCGGCGCAGAGGACCGAGTCAGTGCTCGCTGCGTTTGGGCAGAaggccgcggccgtcggcaaCGCGGTGGTGCAGCAGACGAGGGGTATGAAGGTGCACAGCTCCGTCAAGAAGCGTTGCGAGCACTGCAAG ATCGTCCGTCGCAAGGCTGGCAAGAGGCATAACGGATACCTGTACGTCATCTGCAAAGCGAACCCCAGACACAAGCAGCGCCAGGATTAA
- a CDS encoding Threonine dehydratase, which yields MPENGEPPVVAVMTNGTLNGVNGDPPPRPRTPQPQGMSLTEYSANPSTPPEERRNRIKGIVPDDFLLPDGHPDYLRLIAAATSRVYEACKITPLQPAVNLSNRLECNVLLKREDQQPVFSFKLRGAYNKMAHLDPAKSWKGVVCCSAGNHAQGVAYSARKLKIPATIIMPEATPSIKHLNVARLGGHVVLHGADFDAAKEECSRRALQDGLINIPPFDDPYVIAGQGTIGMELFGQFNMSKLDAIFCCVGGGGLISGIGVYVKRMAPHVKIIGVETYDANALVQSLAKGERVVLDNVGLFADGAAVKTVGEETFRLCKDVVDEVIQVTTDEVCAAIKDMYDDTRAGLEPAGALSIAGLKKYVAQNPSERRRSMVAITSGANMNFDRLRFVAERATLGEGKEALLAVSIPEKPGAFANLITSIMPHSVTEFSYRYATDEVANVLIGISLTAPASQRTQELTMLLDRIRSHDMAVTDLSGDELAKSHIRYLVGGRSNVPNERLYMFNFPERPGALEKFLMTLRPKFNISLFNYRNYGGDTGKILAGILCPDNEVEELEKFLTEIGYPWEDCSQSAVFKTFLRS from the exons ATGCCGGAAAACGGAGAGCCTCCCGTCGTTGCCGTCATGACCAACGGCACTCTCAATGGCGTCAATGGCGACCCTCCGCCGCGCCCGAGGACTCCCCAGCCCCAGGGCATGTCTCTGACCGAGTACAGCGCCAACCCGTCGACGCCCccagaggagaggaggaacCGCATCAAGGGCATCGTGCCTGACGACTTCCTTCTGCCCGACGGTCACCCCGAC TACCTCCGACTTATCGCTGCCGCAACCTCCCGAGTCTACGAGGCCTGCAAGATCACGCCGCTCCAGCCCGCCGTCAACCTCAGCAACCGACTCGAGTGCAATGTGCTCCTCAAGCGCGAGGATCAGCAGCCCGTCTTCAGCTTCAAGCTGCGCGGCGCTTACAACAAGATGGCCCATCTCGACCCGGCCAAGAGCTGGAAGGgcgtcgtctgctgctccgCCGGCAACCACGCCCAGGGCGTCGCCTACTCGGCCCGAAAGCTCAAGATCCCCGCGACCATCATTATGCCCGAGGCCACGCCCAGCATCAAGCATCTCAATGTCGCGCGCCTGGGCGGCCACGTTGTACTGCACGGCGCCgacttcgacgccgccaaggaggagtGCTCTCGGAGGGCGCTGCAGGACGGCCTGATCAACATCCCACCTTTTGACGATCCTTATGTCATCGCCGGCCAGGGCACCATCGGCATGGAGCTGTTTGGCCAGTTCAACATGTCCAAGCTGGACGCCATCTTCTgctgcgtcggcggcggcggcctcatcTCCGGCATCGGCGTGTACGTGAAGCGCATGGCGCCCCACGTCAAGATCATTGGCGTCGAGACGTACGACGCCAATGCGCTAGTGCAGTCTCTCGCCAAGGGGGAGCGCGTCGTCCTGGACAACGTCGGCCTATTCGccgacggtgccgccgtcAAGACGGTCGGCGAGGAGACGTTCCGCCTCTGcaaggacgtcgtcgacgaggtcatccAGGTCACCACGGACGAGGTctgcgccgccatcaaggacATGTACGACGACAcccgcgccggcctcgagcccgcCGGTGCCCTCTCCATCGCCGGTCTCAAGAAGTATGTCGCGCAGAACCCCAGCGAACGTCGGAGGTCAATGGTCGCCATCACCTCTGGCGCCAACATGAACTTTGACCGCCTGCGCTTCGTCGCTGAGCGTGCGAccctcggcgagggcaaggaggcACTGCTGGCCGTCAGCATCCCCGAGAAGCCCGGCGCGTTCGCCAACCTCATCACCAGCATCATGCCCCACTCCGTCACCGAGTTCTCCTACCGCTACGCCAccgacgaggtcgccaaCGTCCTCATCGGCATCTCCCTGACGGCCCCGGCGTCCCAGAGGACGCAGGAGCTAACCATGCTTCTGGATCGCATCCGTTCGCACGACATGGCGGTGACGGATCTTTCAGGCGATGAGCTCGCCAAGAGCCACATCCGTtacctcgtcggcggccgctcCAACGTGCCCAATGAGCGCCTGTACATGTTCAACTTCCCCGAGCGCCCCGGCGCGCTCGAGAAGTTCCTCATGACCCTCCGGCCAAAGTTCAACATCAGCCTCTTCAACTACCGCAACTACGGCGGCGACACGGGCAAGATCCTGGCGGGTATTCTTTGCCCCGacaacgaggtcgaggagctggagaagTTCCTCACCGAGATCGGCTACCCGTGGGAGGACTGCAGCCAGTCTGCGGTATTCAAGACTTTCCTCCGTAGTTGA
- a CDS encoding Mitochondrial hypoxia responsive domain-containing protein: MPGPDGKPTLLDRSMPSSFDENNEFYDERILHKVFRKLKEEPLVPLGCGLTVFAFVSAWRAIRRGDSVQANKMFRARVAAQGFTVFAMVAGSMYYNKDRERTAELRKIKEANEAEEKRQRWIRELEARDDEEKALKAMLQKKRAKAEAKNSGAAGDEAPAEGDKAKSGGVLGALGLSAWTKPEEGDAVSEATSAEKPQKKENPNSTLGTIGEIYGRKPSSSDGSSSEEPKK, from the exons ATGCCCGGCCCTGACGGAAAACCCACTTTGCTCGACCGGTccatgccgtcgtcgtttgACGAGAACAA CGAGTTTTACGATGAGCGCATCCTCCACAAGGTTTTCCGCAAGCTTAAGGAGGAGCCTCTGGTCCCTCTTG GCTGCGGTCTCACCGTTTTCGCCTTCGTCAGCGCCTGGCGCGCCATCCGCCGCGGCGACTCGGTCCAAGCCAACAAGATGTTCCGCGCGCGTGTAGCGGCGCAGGGCTTCACCGTCTTCGCCATGGTGGCCGGCAGCATGTACTACAACAAGGACCGCGAACGCACGGCCGAGCTGCGCAAGATCAAGgaggccaacgaggccgaggagaagcggCAGAGGTGGAtccgcgagctcgaggcccgtgacgacgaggagaaggcgcTCAAGGCCATGctgcagaagaagagggccaAGGCGGAGGCCAAGAACTCGGGAGCCGCTGGAGACGAGgcgccggccgagggcgacaagGCCAAATCCGGAGGCGTGCTCGGCGCGTTGGGGCTCTCGGCGTGGACCAAGCCtgaggagggcgacgccgTGTCCGAGGCAACGTCGGCGGAGAAGCcgcagaagaaggaaaatCCCAACAGCACGCTCGGCACGATCGGGGAGATTTACGGCCGGAAGCCTTCCTCATCCGACGGTTCATCATCGGAAGAGCCCAAGAAATAG
- a CDS encoding Restriction of telomere capping protein 5 — translation MGQALSDENTRHMSHEELTHELASRFASKCFTSLELYSFRDVFKSLADNQGDIRYLKEDTLARFLEIPDVLHVSPVVFQMLSYIGAFPFLQDAPAVLGLDQMIMVVVIMTQRHKRVLAKGATDRAKLIFKSLAVHDRRASEAAVAAEEASKEEQTAESQTRSHVAGFAVDEPAEEQEVDDDDDLEIAAFELLDINDAVWQGDAPRMQGAMIPADNFRRLLMLLILVAPLNPQERLSMYSTRVTGDELDSLRATADNILAAFLNVEKAPGIKFSRYNRVLPVCFPNLFNGFSPLFEHFLFSKNLDFTKPRGEESASEKQPEEILQPLLPEPGEILNLNVLSQLSFFLPGSDLFRRLRPLYSGNKDGFSTGSFESKVFNWRAPTILLVRGTRIDDDPQGSQETTFAASIPPRRFPNGSKGERLTFGVYVSHPWKHTTKETFGERDTVLFQLEPVHDVFPASRYNSEFISFTKAPTNRPMLGVGCPHPRQTQAHRRNTMLSLGSVSLLLDDSFEFGVFNHDWTAGGGAFETSVSRKFDFQDRFEIESLEVWGCGGDEEAKSQAERWAWEHREAEARRKINLGTGDIEADRALLEMAGLVGNHRSGGSMV, via the exons ATGGGACAAGCACTGTCTGACGAGAACACGCGGCACATGTCGCACGAGGAGCTCACCCATGAACTC GCCAGCCGCTTCGCCAGCAAGTGCTTCACTTCGCTTGAACTCTACTCTTTCAGAGATGTCTTCAAGAGCCTGGCAGACAACCAGGGCGACATCCGCTACCTAAAGGAAGACACCCTCGCCCGCTTTCTCGAGATACCCGACGTCCTCCATGTCTCTCCCGTCGTCTTCCAGATGCTGTCCTACATCGGTGCCTTCCCCTTTCTCCAGGACGCCCCCGCTGTCCTCGGTCTTGATCAGATGATTATGGTGGTCGTGATCATGACACAGAGACACAAGCGGGTCCTGGCCAAGGGTGCGACCGACCGCGCCAAGCTCATCTTCAAGAGTCTCGCAGTCCACGACCGTCGCGCCTCCGAAGCcgcggtcgccgccgaggaggcttccaaggaggagcagacGGCCGAGTCCCAAACCCGGAGCCATGTTGCAGGCTTCGCGGTCGACGAGCCGgcggaggagcaggaggtcgacgacgacgacgatctTGAGATTGCCGCCTttgagctcctcgacatCAACGATGCCGTCTGGCAAGGCGACGCTCCGAGGATGCAAGGCGCCATGATCCCAGCCGACAATTTTCGCCGACTGCTTATGTTGCTCATCTTGGTTGCCCCGCTGAATCCCCAAGAGAGGCTGTCCATGTATTCCACCCGGGTGACGGGCGACGAGCTGGATAGTCTCCGTGCCACTGCCGACAACATCCTGGCTGCTTTCTTGAATGTCGAAAAGGCTCCCGGCATCAAGTTCAGTCGGTACAACCGCGTGTTGCCCGTCTGTTTCCCTAACCTCTTCAACGGGTTTAGCCCCCTGTTTGAGCACTTCCTCTTTTCCAAAAACCTTGACTTCACAAAACCCAGAGGCGAAGAATCAGCATCCGAAAAGCAACCGGAAGAGATCCTGCAGCCCCTGCTACCGGAACCCGGCGAGATTCTCAACTTGAACGTCCTTTCTCAACTGTCCTTTTTCCTACCAGGATCAGACCTGTTTAGGCGACTGAGACCCCTCTATTCCGGCAACAAGGACGGGTTCTCTACGGGAAGCTTCGAGAGCAAAGTGTTCAACTGGAGAGCGCCCACGATACTTCTTGTGCGTGGCACtcgcatcgacgacgacccacAAGGCAGCCAAGAAACGACTTTTGCGGCATCGATCCCTCCGCGCCGGTTTCCAAACGGCAGCAAGGGAGAGCGTCTCACCTTCGGCGTGTACGTCAGCCATCCTTGGAAGCATACCACCAAGGAAACCTTTGGCGAGAGAGACACGGTGCTTTTCCAGCTGGAGCCGGTCCACGATGTCTTCCCGGCCTCCCGCTACAACTCAGAATTCATTTCCTTTACCAAGGCGCCCACCAACCGGCCCATGCTGGGAGTTGGAtgtcctcatcctcgacaaACGCAAGCCCACCGGCGAAACACGATGTTGTCTCTCGGCTCCGTTTCGTTACTGCTGGACGACTCATTCGAGTTCGGCGTCTTCAACCATGATTGGACCGCTGGCGGGGGAGCGTTCGAAACGAGCGTGTCGCGAAAGTTTGACTTCCAGGACCGCTTCGAAATCGAGAGCCTCGAGGTCTGGGGctgtggcggcgacgaggaggcgaaATCGCAGGCCGAGCGTTGGGCCTGGGAGCACCGGGAGGCGGAGGCCCGGCGGAAGATCAACTTGGGAACCGGCGATATCGAGGCCGACCGCGCACTATTAGAGATGGCTGGGCTCGTGGGCAATCACCGGAGTGGTGGCTCCATGGTATGA
- a CDS encoding Abhydrolase translates to MTVPLSPMLRTAVWVVAAPLGLYFTFLALGATPFFQRHFLYAHKINTLWWRDVNEPERWGFAKGQVTPFSLDTPDGVSLYAWHIMPLPEYLKQEERFSVQKSGFCHDFTQTESFRALKEDPEARVVLYFHGNAGDVAQNHRPGSYHVITDTSSYHVLTIDYRGFGHSTGIPSEDGLIQDAATLIDWVINSAGVSSDRIVLLGQSLGTAVASGVAELYASQGIEFGGVILVAGFSNLPKMLSGYRIGGLFPVLGPLKVWPGFLEYMETFIYDKWPSADRLESLVKLTKRRLRLTLISATDDADIPWTESSKLFRSAANATVPGGLDDHSFEAWKEVRTIHKGDNAFVTTWNAEPNVVIRQEKFPYGGHNDIMGYAPVILAVMRSFDLGGTAYDTASSDNGRTL, encoded by the exons ATGACggtgccgctgtcgccgatGCTGCGGACCGCCGTCTGGGTCGTTGCGGCCCCCCTGGGCCTCTACTTTACTtttctcgccctcggcgcaACGCCCTTCTTCCAACGACA CTTTCTGTATGCACACAAGATCAACACCCTCTGGTGGCGCGACGTCAACGAGCCCGAGAGATGGGGCTTTGCAA AGGGCCAAGTCACGCCTTTCTCGCTCGACACCCCTGACGGCGTTAGCCTGTACGCCTGGCACATCATGCCCTTGCCCGAGTACCTGAAACAGGAAGAAAGATTCTCGGTGCAGAAGTCCGGCTTCTGTCATGACTTCACCCAGACCGAGTCCTTCAGGGCCCTGAAAGAGGACCCCGAGGCTCGTGTCGTCTTGTACT TCCACGGT AACGCGGGAGATGTTGCCCAGAACCACCGGCCAGGCAGCTACCACGTCATCACAGACACCTCGTCGTACCATGTTCTGACCATCGACTACCGAGGGTTCGGCCACTCGACCGGTATCCCCTCCGAGGACGGCCTCATCCAGGACGCCGCCACCCTTATCGACTGGGTCATCAACTCGGCCGGCGTGTCTTCGGACCGCATCGTCCTCCTGGGACAGAGCCTCGGCACAGCCGTGGCgagcggcgtcgccgagctgtACGCGTCGCAAGGCATCGagttcggcggcgtcatcctcgtcgccggcttcaGCAACCTGCCCAAGATGCTGAGCGGCTACCGCATTGGTGGCCTCTTCCCCGTCCTGGGGCCCCTTAAAGTCTGGCCCGGCTTCCTCGAGTACATGGAGACCTTCATCTACGACAAGTGGCCCTCGGCCGACCGCCTCGAGAGCCTGGTCAAGCTGACCAAGAGGCGCCTCCGTCTGACGCTGATCTCGGCCacggacgacgccgacatcCCCTGGACTGAGAGCAGCAAGCTGTTTCGCTCGGCCGCCAACGCGACCGTCCCGggcgggctcgacgaccACTCCTTCGAGGCTTGGAAGGAGGTGCGCACGATCCACAAGGGCGACAACGCCTTTGTCACGACGTGGAACGCGGAGCCCAACGTCGTCATCCGCCAGGAGAAGTTCCCTTACGGAG GACACAACGACATCATGGGATACGCCCCTGTAATCCTGGCCGTCATGCGATCTTTTGATTTAGGAGGCACTGCGTATGATACCGCCAGTTCGGACAATGGCAGGACGTTGTAG
- a CDS encoding Glycylpeptide N-tetradecanoyltransferase, with the protein MPAEESKPLDPAVKEANDALAEATDKGKGKEPEVESDEEDGEEDVPEEAAPGASAAGAKKKKKKSKRKKVKEALTGQPSDPEQKIKEAIGGLTPQQLTELLSLNPALANELGVGSSSNKSVEETAAAMQKLDLQDIMTGLASAGKNAKDMASYKFWATQPVPKFGESEKKIEDGPIRVQTVEEVPTEPSPMVTGFEWVTMNLEDDGEMKEVYELLNGHYVEDDEAMFRFNYSPAMLRWALMAPGWRKEWHVGVRASQSRKLVAFISAIPVDLRVRKNIVTCSEVNFMVVHKKLRGKRLAPVLIKEITRRSNLRGIWQGLYTGGVVLPKPVSTCRYFHRALNWQKLYEVGFSPLPPNSKPQYQIRKYQLPDTTSTKGLRELQEKDIDAARELLTKYLKRFDMAPEFSNDEFRHWFLHDKNAPGEQVIWTYVVETNGKITDMFSFYCLESTVINSSKHQVVRAAYLWYYASDVAFATPFNKDALKTRLNSLIGDALVMGKKYKFDVFNGLSLLDNGLFLEQQKFGPGDGQLHYYLFNYRAAPIAGGVDRRNKLDEENLSGIGLVML; encoded by the exons ATGCCTGCCGAAGAGTCCAAGCccctcgacccggccgtcaaggaggccaacgacgccctcgccgaagCCACtgacaagggcaagggcaaggagcccgaggtcgagtccgacgaggaggatggagaggaggatgtgcccgaggaggcggcaCCCGGcgcgtccgccgccggcgcaaagaagaagaagaagaagtccaAGAGAAAGAAGGTCAAGGAAGCCCTCACCGGCCAGCCCAGCGATCCCGAGCAGAAGATCAAGGAAGCCATCGGTGGCCTGACGCCCCAACAGCTCACCGAGCTGCTCTCCCTGAACCCGGCCCTTGCGAACgaactcggcgtcggcagctCTAGCAACAAATcggtcgaggagacggccgcGGCCATGCAGAAGCTCGACCTGCAGGACATCATGACCGGCCTCGCGTCGGCCGGCAAGAACGCCAAGGACATGGCGAGCTACAAGTTCTGGGCGACGCAACCCGTGCCCAAGTTCGGCGAgtcggagaagaagatcgaGGACGGCCCGATCCGTGTCCAgacggtcgaggaggtgCCGACGGAGCCGTCGCCGATGGTGACCGGCTTCGAGTGGGTCACGATGaacctcgaggacgacggcgagatgAAGGAGGTCTACGAGCTGCTGAACGGACActacgtcgaggacgacgaggccatgTTCCGCTTCAACTACTCGCCGGCTATGCTCCGATG GGCACTCATGGCTCCCGGCTGGCGCAAGGAGTGGCACGTCGGTGTGCGCGCGTCGCAGTCCAGGAAGCTCGTCGCATTCATCTCGGCTATCCCCGTCGACCTGCGCGTGCGCAAGAACATCGTCACCTGCTCCGAGGTCAACTTTATGGTCGTCCACAAGAAGCTGCGCGGCAAGCGCCTCGCGCCCGTGCTCATCAAGGAGATCACGCGCCGCAGCAACCTGCGCGGCATCTGGCAGGGCCTCTACACGGGCGGCGTAGTGCTGCCCAAGCCCGTCAGCACGTGCCGCTACTTCCACCGCGCCCTCAACTGGCAGAAGCTGTACGAGGTCGGCTTcagcccgctgccgcccaacAGCAAGCCGCAATACCAGATCCGCAAGTACCAGCTGCCGGACACCACGTCGACCAAGGGCCTGCGCGAGCTCCAGGAGAAGGACAttgacgccgcccgcgagcTGCTGACAAAGTACCTGAAGCGCTTCGACATGGCGCCCGAGTTCTCCAATGACGAGTTCAGGCATTGGTTCCTTCACGACAAGAACGCGCCCGGCGAGCAGGTTATCTGGACTTATGTTGTCGAG ACCAACGGCAAGATCACCGACATGTTCTCCTTCTACTGTCTCGAGTCGACCGTCATCAACAGCTCCAAGCACCAGGTCGTACGCGCCGCCTACCTCTGGTATTACGCCTCGGACGTAGCCTTCGCCACGCCCTTTAACAAGGACGCGCTTAAGACGCGGCTGAACTCGCTGATCGGCGACGCCCTGGTAATGGGCAAGAAGTACAAGTTCGACGTCTTCAACGGCCTGTCGCTGCTCGACAACGGGCTGTTCCTGGAGCAGCAGAAGTTTGGCCCGGGCGACGGCCAGCTGCACTACTACCTGTTCAACTACCGCGCGGCCCCCatcgcgggcggcgtcgacagGCGGAacaagctcgacgaggagaacctGAGCGGAATCGGTTTGGTCATGTTGTAA